One Eublepharis macularius isolate TG4126 chromosome 6, MPM_Emac_v1.0, whole genome shotgun sequence DNA segment encodes these proteins:
- the LOC129331956 gene encoding uncharacterized protein F54H12.2-like translates to MAFIHCGSEECVKSELDLFQIAPTQTSIEKSVYIEVPPLSALTGSAPLEFFIAGNGEDYLDLNNTLLYVKCKITQEDGTDIAQNARVALVNYPIASIFSQLDVTLGDRLISQSNNCYPYRALIETVLNYSFETLSTQFSSGGFYKDTASLMDSTLLNQGNKGFAKRALLAAESKTVDLLGHLHADIFFQEKLLLNGVDVKIKLARNKDSFCLMSGEGAAVRYKLHMDSAALFVKKVKVAPGVRLAHAEALLTSTAKYPVDRVDMKVFSIPTGARVSNQDNLFLGQLPKMVVMGLVDNDAFSGAFTKNPFHFQHYNINFVALYVDGEQVPSKPFQPDFEAGNNVREYMSLVQTAGKHLQDRPLLVDREEYRHGYTLFAFDLSPDQDCTGHYSLIKTGNLRAEIRFAAALPRTVNLIVYGVFDNVIEINHNRNVLFDYM, encoded by the coding sequence ATGGCTTTCATCCACTGCGGGTCGGAAGAGTGTGTAAAGTCCGAGCTCGACCTGTTCCAGATAGCCCCTACCCAGACCAGCATTGAGAAAAGCGTATATATCGAGGTTCCGCCCCTCTCGGCCCTCACGGGGTCAGCACCTCTAGAGTTTTTCATAGCCGGGAATGGTGAAGATTACCTTGATTTAAACAATACTCTCTTGTATGTGAAATGTAAAATTACTCAAGAAGATGGTACCGACATCGCACAGAATGCTAGAGTGGCACTGGTGAACTACCCAATTGCTTCCATTTTCAGTCAGCTGGATGTTACCCTAGGCGACCGGCTCATCAGCCAGAGTAACAACTGTTATCCCTACAGGGCTCTCATTGAAACAGTGCTCAACTACAGCTTTGAAACCCTATCTACCCAATTTTCTTCAGGCGGATTTTATAAGGATACAGCGAGTCTGATGGACAGCACCCTGCTGAACCAAGGTAACAAAGGATTTGCCAAAAGGGCGTTGCTGGCAGCCGAAAGCAAAACAGTAGACCTTTTAGGCCATCTCCACGCCGATATATTTTTTCAAGAAAAGCTGCTCTTAAATGGCGTGGATGTCAAAATCAAACTAGCTCGTAACAAAGACTCTTTCTGCCTGATGAGTGGCGAGGGGGCTGCTGTGCGCTATAAGCTCCACATGGATTCTGCTGCGCTCTTtgtgaagaaagtgaaagtagccccAGGCGTACGGCTGGCCCACGCTGAGGCTCTGCTGACATCCACAGCAAAATACCCTGTGGACCGTGTCGACATGAAGGTGTTCAGCATCCCTACCGGTGCTCGCGTGAGCAACCAAGACAACCTGTTTTTGGGACAGCTCCCCAAAATGGTGGTCATGGGGCTCGTGGACAATGACGCTTTCAGCGGCGCCTTCACCAAAAACCCTTTTCATTTCCAACATTACAACATTAACTTTGTAGCCCTGTACGTGGACGGGGAGCAGGTCCCCTCCAAGCCCTTCCAGCCCGACTTTGAAGCCGGAAACAACGTGAGAGAATACATGAGCCTCGTGCAAACAGCGGGGAAGCACCTTCAGGACAGGCCCCTCCTGGTAGATCGTGAAGAGTATAGGCACGGGTACACCCTGTTTGCTTTTGACCTCTCTCCTGATCAGGACTGCACCGGCCATTACTCCCTGATTAAAACCGGGAACCTGAGAGCAGAAATACGTTTTGCTGCGGCCCTACCACGAACCGTTAATTTGATTGTGTATGGGGTGTTTGATAATGTCATAGAGATCAACCACAACCGTAACGTGCTTTTTGATTACATGTAA
- the LOC129332367 gene encoding uncharacterized protein LOC129332367: MEEQQDDHSFFCGCSCWASSAVEGAEPVYEKMNTPEPYRTEAVEEMRASCEEPRKEDAQCRELSRFDFPECIIHLVQGLQDKEVPWRVFSEIVEAAHTEVYPECCDHCFEVAYRQKFGCLGRGVMYWQKFKCMQPEQPGDDPDARFDRPECVRFLVQGLDDYEVDWEVFSEIVKAAHTEVYPECCPYCEEIADWQKCGCLRCEEEETAEGAKSIRGDEHVTDQKVEPIYEEMQSVHGIQERPEVHEEDVTVPGLLKQKVLQCIQTLYPNMAELNYVAVAEEVKENKFDPDCCRFCNHIAYCQEVPYDEDDEGARADCEDSGDEPEDAVPIEVGEIDPTLDVSDSAKATDPVKEGVKPRIQYLVPDPTDVLIECALLDEVLARGPVGDGPVSFEYEHPPKPRVGKKLKKRRPKTDYCSDTCCDSDYVDDSDRPRLDFCHYSCCNSSDEWSLTETDDNSDIESENVEQGVQTDGVAPKVPPVPTLLNEETMWGPAGDSIESSKDEHYPQPSVGKKLKKRRPLLSYCYENCCYSNSSDDEWRPYAPYCNLSCCKSSDEWSITETDDSDFEPLGTPGGRKGDPELRADGAAPETMTREGN, encoded by the exons atggaagagcagcaggacgATCACAGCTTCTTCTGCGGCTGTTCTTGCTGGGCTAGCAGCGCTGTTGAGGGAGCAGAGCCTGTTTACGAGAAAATGAATACGCCGGAGCCATACAGAACTGAAGCTGTGGAAGAAATGCGAGCTTCTTGCGAAGAACCCCGCAAAGAAGATGCACAATGTAGAGAGCTTTCGAGATTTGACTTTCCAGAGTGCATTATTCACTTAGTACAAGGG ctGCAGGATAAAGAAGTACCGTGGCGGGTGTTTTCAGAAATAGTTGAAGCAGCTCACACAGAAGTTTACCCGGAGTGTTGTGATCACTGCTTTGAAGTAGCATATCGACAAAAATTCGGATGCCTGGGACGTGGTGTAATGTATTGGCAAAAATTCAAATGCATGCAGCCTGAACAACCCGGTGACGATCCGGATGCTAGATTTGACAGACCCGAGTGCGTGCGTTTTTTAGTACAGGGG CTAGATGATTATGAAGTGGATTGGGAGGTGTTTTCCGAAATAGTCAAAGCGGCGCACACAGAAGTGTACCCAGAGTGCTGTCCGTACTGTGAAGAAATAGCAGATTGGCAAAAATGCGGTTGCCTGAgatgtgaggaggaggagacggCTGAGGGAGCGAAAAGCATAAGAGGGGATGAGCATGTGACAGACCAGAAAGTGGAGCCCATTTATGAAGAAATGCAGAGTGTACACGGTATCCAAGAGCGACCAGAAGTGCATGAGGAAGACGTCACAGTACCAGGACTGCTGAAACAAAAAGTGTTGCAGTGCATACAGACTCTCTACCCTAAT atGGCGGAGCTGAACTATGTAGCGGTGGCTGAGGAGGTCAAGGAGAACAAGTTTGATCCTGACTGTTGCAGATTTTGCAACCACATAGCATATTGTCAAGAAGTCCcctatgatgaagatgatgagggTGCCAGAGCAGATTGTGAGGACTCAGGGGATGAACCAGAGGATGCTGTCCCCATAGAGGTTGGGGAAATAGATCCAACATTGGATGTTTCTGATAGTGCAAAAGCGACAGACCCGGTGAAAGAAGGCGTAAAGCCGCGCATTCAATACCTGGTCCCAGAT CCAACAGATGTGCTGATCGAGTGTGCTCTACTGGATGAGGTGCTAGCGAGAGGCCCGGTTGGGGATGGTCCGGTCAGCTTTGAGTATGAGCATCCCCCAAAGCCCCGTGTAGGGAAGAAGCTGAAAAAGAGGAGACCTAAGACGGATTACTGCAGTGATACCTGTTGTGATTCTGATTATGTAGATGACTCGGACAGACCGCGCCTGGACTTCTGTCATTATAGTTGCTGCAACTCTTCTGATGAGTGGTCGTTAACAGAAACTGATGATAATAGCGATATTGAGAGTGAAAATGTCGAGCAGGGGGTGCAAACTGATGGTGTCGCACCCAAGGTGCCCCCAGTCCCCACTCTACTGAATGAGGAGACAATGTGGGGCCCTGCTGGGGATAGCATAGAGAGCTCTAAAGATGAGCATTACCCACAGCCCTCTGTAGGGAAGAAGCTGAAAAAGAGGAGACCTCTGCTGAGTTACTGCTATGAAAATTGCTGCTATTCTAACAGCTCAGATGATGAGTGGAGACCATATGCGCCATACTGTAATCTTAGTTGCTGCAAGTCTTCTGATGAATGGTCGATAACTGAAACCGATGACAGTGATTTTGAGCCTTTAGGAACAccaggggggagaaaaggagATCCCGAGTTGCGGGCTGATGGAGCAGCACCCGAGACTATGACCAGAGAAGgaaattga